The genomic region CAAGTTCTGGGATGGAATAGCCATTGAGAGTTTTGCAGATGTAACTCCATACCTTGCTACGAATTTCACTGCAAACGTGATGGGAGCACCCTTCCCAGGAACCTACACTTATAGTTCCTTCAATCTCACTTGGTTAGGCTCATTCTTTAGTAACTACGAGACTGTTTACTTCTACACTACAGCTCTTCCCACCATCACCGCAATGAACAATAACACCTATCAGGTCAGCACCGTGATACAGTACTTCGTTGCACCCACCAACGACCCAATCTACCTGCAGGTATTCAATGCTTCCATTACCCTTACAGTCCAGTACATACAAGGTACTCCTCTAATCACCAAGATGACCTGGGTTGGAAACGAGGTGCCTCCCTCTACCGTGATAGCAGGCTATCCCTCTCAGCACGCGTTAGCACAGTGGACAGCTCTCTCCGAGGTCTTATCCGAGATTAACGGTTTGGGAGCTGAGTTCCCAGGTCAAGTTACGGGACAATACTTCTCACCTAGTGCTACCCTCACCATAACTGGGCAGTTGCCTCCAGGTCTCAAGAACGGCACCTATTCTGGCCTCTCCTCCATAGAGAACTTCTTTAACACGTGGGATAGCTACTCTATCTTCGTTATGGAGTACTCCCAGAACCTCTTGCCCAATGGCACAGCCATCCCACTGCAGGTGCACGTGGTACTAAACGCTACTAACCCAGGAATGGCAGAGGTCATAGCCAACGATACTCCATTCATGCTCTTCGTGAACCAGGGACAGCCAGGGTTCCCAGGGATATACGACATCCACGTGAACATGGTGTCCTACCTCATGTACAATTCAACAGCCGGAGAGTGGCAGATAGTAAAACAGACCTGGTCCGTGACCCAAGTGCCCTCAATGAGTGACACCGTGTATTATAACCTCAATACTCCCACGTTTAACGTGATTGGAGAGCAGACAGTTACAGTAAACGCTACGCAAGGAGCAATTCTCAAGGTAGGACCTGTGATGACCATAGTTAAGCCAGGAACTTATGCACTACTTCCTAATGGGAGCATGGCGAGCATCTATAACTTCTCGTTAATTCTCCTGAGCACTCAGGCAGTTCTGCCTCCAGCACCAGATTACACTAACTTGACCCCAACTTATGCCTTCGCCTTCGCAATTAACGGGCACATATCTCCAGCCTACTCCCTTGTGAATAGCACAAAGGGACCTGATGCGGCAATAACTGTGGTTTATGCACCCAACACCTGGACGAGTTGGACTTGGTTCGGCGGTACTTTCAACGGAACCACGTACGTTGGCGGGTCTTACAAGTTTGCAGACCACTGGATTTACGGAAACGGAGTAATGGTGAACACGCAGTTCTTCAAGCCCGTGATATGGATATTTGAGGCTGGAAAGACGCCTCAAGGACCTGTTGCATCCCAGTCCAGTGTGAGAGTATCGACGGCATATGGCCTAACACCAATAAACGCTTACACTGAGGTAATTAACTCTCAGCAGGGAGGCGTAATAGTGGCAGGGAATATTATCACCGTGGTGCAACCCGGTACCACAATAAGTACTCCCGTGGGACAGCTTGACAACTACAACTTCTCAGTGGTGTTCTACGATCCTCAGAACGTTACTTCACCTGCGCCCGGACAAGTACCTTCTCTAGTATTCGCATATGCTGTGAACGGTAATGTTACGTTCTCGTATACAGCATCGAAGCCCTTCATAACAATCATTACCACTCCAAGCATGGAAGCTCAAATGTGGACCTGGGGAGTTACCAAGAACGGAACCTATGGCTACATATTCCATGATCCATTGCTGGTTGGCAATGGAACGGTTGTTAATCTGTCCTTCGTAAAGCCAGTGCCTTGGGTGTTGACTTTGCCAGAGTTGATGTAACTTAGCTATAAGTTCGTCACGTAGGCCAGACTATTCCCGCTAGACATAGACAAATAATGTAAAGGCATTTTTATATTGTATTTTTCCGTATATTTACATGATTATTTTATTTTGTGTCATAGTTCATCGCGTTGAAATGAATAATCTTATCTCTGATACACTACATTCTTAAATAATTTGTATTTTATTAACACTATCTGGAAAATTTTAGAATTGTAAGCCTTTATAGATGTCTTGATACCCTCTCCTTCCAAATGATATCATCGAGATTTCTTATAGACTTGAACCTTTTACTTAACGAGTTTACTATCATTTTTTCCCTTTCCCCTTCATAGTCAAATTCGACATTAATTGAGGAAGCTGTTCTAGTTATGGTGATCTTGCCATTACCCTTTGGCGGGGTTGGTTTGAAAGACCTATCTAGTTCCTTCCCAGGAGGCAACTTGACCAGTCCTGGAGCCACGTTAAGAACGTATATAACGCCTGTATTTGAAATATATCTAGTTACTTTGGCCTCTATGTCCACGAGTGAAAAGAGAGACGTTAGTTCCCCATAAACAAAGAAAGTGTTTTGATTCTCGAAGTCCATAATCTTGAACTGTAGAAGAGTCTCGAAGAAGAACTTTGGGTCAGAGAATAGAGATAGTATTACGTTGGGTTCATGTTTGCTAGATATCTGAATCGATATTTTCATAAGAATGAGTCATAAAGTAATGTTTTAAATTTTTCTTTATTGGATCAAGAAAGTATACTAAGCAGGATGGAATTACTGGAAGTCTAGATTTGCAACTATTATTAAGTCGACAAAGAGAATTAAACTCTGGGATGCCTGATACGTTTAGGATAATCAGGGATTGAGTCGTGAAAATGAGGAACATTCATGGCAATCCTTAGAGCGTATAGTAAACTTTTATCTTGGGGAGAGAGATGAGGATGTAGGGTAAGACCCCAGATTAGGAATTGGACCCGTGGCTCAGCCAGGACAGAGCGAAGGCCTGCGGAGCCTTAGGTCCCGGGTTCAAATCCCGGCGGGTCCGCCTATTCCGTAGCGAGATATTGTCCTAGCTTCTCACACGAATTCACGGACGGCTACTCAACTTCCCATGGTCCCACAAAGGGCTAAGGGTGGAATACCTTGATTTGAACTTTACCTATTTCTCATTTTCTGAACACCTCAAAGGTTTAAAGAAGTTTAAGCCAATATGAGTATAATGGCCAGACAGCTTACCCTTGCTGACTTCTCTGGGATCAAGAGAGAGGAACCAGTTAAACAGGAAGAGAAGACGCAGGAGGAAGAGAGGCCTCTGGAAAGGCCAGCGAGGCTAAGAAAGGACACAGTTAAACAGGCGCAGGAGGAGAGAAAGTACTTTCTTCTCTCCGTAGACTATGATGGTAAAATGGGGAAGGCTGTCTGCAAGCTTTATGATCCTGAAACGGGTGAGCTACACGTCCTTTACGACAGCACGGGTCACAAGTCATACTTCCTTGTGGATTTAGAGCCAGATCAGATCCAAAAAATTCCAAAGATTGTTAAGGATGAGTCCTTTGTTAGGCTTGAGAAGACCACTAAAATAGACCCCTACACTTGGAAACCTATTAACCTAACCAAGATTGTGGTGAATGACCCCCTCGCTGTGAGACGCCTAAGAGAATATGTCCCAAGGGCCTATGAAGCTCATATAAAATATTTTAACAATTATATTTACGATTTCAGCCTCATACCAGGGATGCCCTACGTGGTAAAGAAGGGGAAGCTAGTCCCCCTTAAGCCGGAGGTTGACGTCAAAGAGGTAAAGGAAGCGTTCAAGGATGCTGACCAGATAGCTCAAGAGATGGCGCTAGACTGGGCTCCCCTCTTTGAGTCCGAGATTCCGTCGGTGAAGAGGGTCGCAATAGATATAGAGGTTTATACTCCCATGATGGGTAGGGTACCGGATCCAGTAAAGGCCGAGTACCCCGTGATAAGCGTAGCCCTAGCAGGGAGCGATGGCCTGAAACTGGTCCTAGTCCTTGATAGGGGAGATAGTCCGATTCAAAGTAAGGATATCAAGGTTGAGGTCTTCCGCACAGAGAGGGAGCTTCTCTCCAGGTTGTTTGACATTCTTAAGGAATATCCCATGGTTCTGACCTTTAACGGAGACGACTTCGATATCCCATACCTGATCTTCAGAGGTTTCAAGCTCGGGTTACTACAGGATGAGATACCCTTCGAGATCTCTAGTTTTGGCAGGAAACCTGACGCGAAGTTCAGATATGGATTTCACATAGATTTGTACAGGTTCTTCTTCAACAAGGCGGTCAGGAACTATGCATTTGAGGGGAAGTACTCAGAGTACAACCTTGACACCGTAGCCCAGGCACTCTTGGGTCTCTCCAAGGTCAAGTTGGACGAGTCCATTAGCGACCTAAACATGTCTAAACTCGTGGAGTACAACTACAGGGACTCGGAGATCACGCTGAAGTTGACCACGTTCAACAACGAACTAGTATGGAAGTTGATTGTACTCTTCTCCAGAATTTCCAAGCTTGGTATAGAGGAGCTAACTAGGACAGAGATATCAGCCTGGGTAAAGAACCTGTACTACTGGGAACATAGGAAAAGGAACTGGTTAATCCCCCTCAAGGAGGAAATCCTTGAACGCTCCTCTGGGTTGAAGACAGCTGCCATTATCAAGGGAAAGGGATACAAGGGCGCAGTGGTCATAGACCCACCTGTGGGGGTTTACTTTGACGTAGTTGTTCTGGACTTCGCCTCACTGTATCCCTCCATCATCAGGAACTGGAACCTCAGTTATGAAACCGTTGATGTGAAGGAATGTAACAAGAAAAGGGATATAA from Metallosphaera sedula DSM 5348 harbors:
- a CDS encoding DNA-directed DNA polymerase I, coding for MARQLTLADFSGIKREEPVKQEEKTQEEERPLERPARLRKDTVKQAQEERKYFLLSVDYDGKMGKAVCKLYDPETGELHVLYDSTGHKSYFLVDLEPDQIQKIPKIVKDESFVRLEKTTKIDPYTWKPINLTKIVVNDPLAVRRLREYVPRAYEAHIKYFNNYIYDFSLIPGMPYVVKKGKLVPLKPEVDVKEVKEAFKDADQIAQEMALDWAPLFESEIPSVKRVAIDIEVYTPMMGRVPDPVKAEYPVISVALAGSDGLKLVLVLDRGDSPIQSKDIKVEVFRTERELLSRLFDILKEYPMVLTFNGDDFDIPYLIFRGFKLGLLQDEIPFEISSFGRKPDAKFRYGFHIDLYRFFFNKAVRNYAFEGKYSEYNLDTVAQALLGLSKVKLDESISDLNMSKLVEYNYRDSEITLKLTTFNNELVWKLIVLFSRISKLGIEELTRTEISAWVKNLYYWEHRKRNWLIPLKEEILERSSGLKTAAIIKGKGYKGAVVIDPPVGVYFDVVVLDFASLYPSIIRNWNLSYETVDVKECNKKRDIRDESGAKIHEVCVDRPGITAVVTGLLRDFRVKIYKKKGKQSNIDEERKMLYDVVQRGMKVFINATYGVFGAETFPLYAPAVAESVTALGRYVITSTKEMANKLGLKVVYGDTDSLFIHQPDKKKLEELVEWTRQNFGLDLEVDKTYRFIAFSGLKKNYFGVFKDSKVDIKGMLAKKRNTPEFLKQAFNEAKERLAKVQNQEELEKAIQDLTAQVKEVYRKLKMKEYNLDELAFRVMLSRDVKSYEKNTPQHVKAAAQLAEMNVQVMSRDIISFVKVKTKEGVKPVQLAKLSEIDVDKYYESVRSTFEQLLKSFNVSWDRIESTTSIDSFFKT
- a CDS encoding DUF3211 domain-containing protein; protein product: MKISIQISSKHEPNVILSLFSDPKFFFETLLQFKIMDFENQNTFFVYGELTSLFSLVDIEAKVTRYISNTGVIYVLNVAPGLVKLPPGKELDRSFKPTPPKGNGKITITRTASSINVEFDYEGEREKMIVNSLSKRFKSIRNLDDIIWKERVSRHL